The proteins below come from a single Gimesia alba genomic window:
- a CDS encoding PQQ-dependent sugar dehydrogenase — protein sequence MIRNSQTLMTLLLSACLTLTVTAAEKSDDSLNKLSTAEKKSGWRLLFDGKTTDGWRNYQKDNISNGWTIKDGVLSRTAKGAGDIITDDQFGFFELSLEYRISKEGNSGLMFHVTEEEKTPWRTGPEIQIQDNVDGHDPQKAGWLYQLYKPATPKWMIEAEKAGKKVTPAVVDATRPAGKWNHLFLRVGPDRSEVVMNGVKYFRFNKGSADWDKRVAASKFAKFPKFGKATKGHICLQDHNDLVSFRNIKIREIPADNSVKDPSDGKLALKAVPAFPSLKWEGWEAVDENTGKVVPLRPMIITHANDGSGRIFVATQRGMIHVIDKNSPKQTKLFLDISSKVAPWKKNNEEGLLGFAFHPNFKKNGQFFVYYSAEGSPRKSHVSRFQVSADDPNKADPKSETVVMAIDQPYGNHNGGSIEFGPDGYLYIGLGDGGSGNDPLGNGQNLETLLGSILRIDVDHQEGGKNYAVPADNPFVNRAKAQPEIYAYGLRNVWRLGFDPKTGTLYAGEVGQDLWEEINIIKKGGNYGWSVREGTRNFGNRPETAKDTPIDPIWEYDHGVGRSITGGVVYRGKGLPELEGMYVYADFVSGKIWALEYDEESGKVVRNLQISTGGIPVMSFGTDEDGELYYTVQTVKDGEGIFRFEKK from the coding sequence GTGATTCGAAACTCCCAAACCCTGATGACGCTGTTGCTGTCCGCGTGTCTGACTCTGACGGTCACGGCTGCGGAAAAATCCGATGACTCGTTAAACAAACTTTCCACCGCGGAAAAGAAAAGCGGCTGGAGACTGCTGTTCGACGGCAAAACCACCGACGGCTGGCGAAATTATCAAAAAGACAATATCAGTAATGGCTGGACGATCAAAGACGGCGTCCTTTCCCGCACCGCCAAAGGGGCCGGCGATATCATTACCGACGATCAGTTCGGGTTCTTCGAACTCTCGCTCGAATACCGCATCTCTAAAGAAGGTAACAGCGGTCTGATGTTCCACGTCACCGAGGAAGAAAAAACCCCCTGGCGCACCGGACCCGAAATCCAGATTCAGGACAACGTGGACGGCCACGACCCGCAGAAAGCAGGTTGGCTATACCAGCTTTACAAACCGGCGACTCCCAAATGGATGATCGAAGCCGAAAAAGCCGGCAAGAAAGTCACCCCGGCTGTCGTCGATGCGACACGCCCCGCAGGCAAGTGGAATCATCTGTTTCTCAGAGTCGGCCCCGATCGATCCGAAGTCGTCATGAATGGTGTCAAATATTTTCGTTTCAATAAAGGGAGTGCCGACTGGGACAAACGCGTGGCGGCCAGCAAGTTTGCCAAGTTTCCCAAATTCGGAAAAGCGACCAAAGGACACATCTGCCTGCAGGACCACAACGACCTGGTCTCTTTCCGGAATATCAAAATCAGAGAAATTCCCGCAGACAACTCGGTTAAAGATCCGAGCGATGGTAAACTGGCTTTAAAAGCCGTACCCGCATTCCCCAGTCTGAAATGGGAAGGCTGGGAAGCCGTCGATGAAAATACCGGGAAAGTGGTTCCCCTGCGTCCGATGATCATCACGCATGCCAACGACGGCAGCGGACGTATCTTTGTCGCCACACAGCGCGGCATGATTCACGTCATTGATAAGAATTCTCCCAAGCAGACAAAACTGTTTCTCGATATCAGTTCCAAGGTCGCTCCTTGGAAAAAGAACAACGAAGAAGGCCTGTTAGGTTTCGCCTTTCATCCCAACTTTAAAAAGAACGGCCAGTTCTTCGTTTACTATTCTGCCGAGGGAAGCCCACGGAAATCACATGTCTCCCGTTTTCAGGTTTCGGCCGACGATCCCAACAAAGCGGACCCCAAAAGTGAAACCGTTGTAATGGCCATCGATCAGCCTTACGGCAACCACAACGGCGGTTCGATTGAATTCGGTCCCGACGGTTATCTCTATATCGGTCTCGGCGACGGTGGTTCCGGCAACGATCCGCTGGGCAACGGCCAGAACCTGGAAACCCTGCTCGGTTCTATCTTACGTATCGACGTTGATCACCAGGAGGGGGGCAAGAACTACGCGGTTCCCGCAGACAACCCGTTTGTCAATCGGGCCAAGGCGCAGCCGGAAATCTATGCTTACGGCCTGCGGAATGTCTGGCGGCTGGGCTTCGATCCGAAAACCGGCACCTTGTACGCCGGTGAAGTCGGCCAGGATCTCTGGGAAGAAATCAACATCATCAAAAAGGGCGGCAACTACGGCTGGAGTGTTCGTGAAGGCACACGCAACTTTGGGAATCGTCCCGAGACCGCGAAAGACACACCCATCGACCCGATCTGGGAATACGATCATGGCGTCGGTCGTTCCATCACCGGCGGCGTTGTCTATCGAGGTAAAGGGCTGCCTGAACTCGAAGGCATGTACGTCTACGCCGATTTCGTCTCGGGCAAAATCTGGGCCCTCGAATACGATGAAGAATCCGGCAAGGTTGTTCGCAATCTGCAGATCAGTACAGGCGGCATCCCCGTGATGTCCTTCGGCACCGACGAAGACGGCGAACTGTATTACACCGTTCAAACCGTCAAAGACGGCGAAGGCATTTTCCGGTTTGAAAAGAAGTAG